The DNA window ttttttgtagatTTTTTGTTTGTGTGTATTATACAGTTGCTTGTATTTAAACAGGTGGTTTGTTAAGCCTTCAAATTGCACATAGATACTGAATAAAACGATAGTTTCAGTTGTAGGTTGCactttactatatattttattcTGTATTGTATTTTCTCCACTAATATAGTGGAAAAATAATTGAAACGCGAGTTTTAATGgatcattttctaaaataaaaagcttagaaagtttttatatttttaatggactgactaaaatgaaaatgattttCATTTTAAAGCACGGAGATAGTATGTAGAAGAATGATAGAAGAAAAAAGTTATTGGAGtatgttagtggagaatggatcCACCTCTTATTAGAAAGCAAGAAGTTATCAAAAGtatgaaataaattatttttatgaatcgAATGAAGTATTTGCTACAATATTTTGATCGCCATAAAGAGAAACGCCACATAACATGCACTTAATAACAGTAattaatgagaaaaaaaattcagtaGTGGCTCCATATCATAGTGATACTAGTATGAGATGTTGTTTCCAACCAATAAATTTTtgagaaataatataaaaaagcCCACGATCAATTAGACGTGCAAAATTTATTAAACCATTTTTATGAAAAACCGTATAATCAAAATTACCAATATTTTTTAACCTCCTATATATACTATATTGCATATTTACCAACACttgttattgttattttattagtatatcttctttttttaatctgtttatgtatataaataaattaattaataaataaaaaaatatataaaatatgacaATAATTTAACTTTGATTTGCATCTTAAGCTACCAGAGTGAATATATACTTGTTCATATGCActgaaaaagatagaaaaattaaattatagccatgccgtattttatatagtaaggTAAGTTATTCAATTACAtagatttatatataaataaataaataagaaaacgAAAATCATACCCATAAAAACACTAACTAGTGTTGTTGtatgattatatatttttattgaagGTATATGCGATTATTATGTAATATTCATAATTAAGATAATAAAATTGTCCATAAAAGTGGTATAATGAATGTTTCCTAAATAAAACTTATTTACCCTGGTTAAAATTTTATTACCTTAATTAAGACTTATTCTCATTGAGTAATTACTTGGGGCAGCGCATTAAAAAACTATATATTCTTTGAATTACACTTCAAAACTCCTGCCCTTTTCATGCTATTTTTGCCAATTATTTTTAGTATATAAATCTGTAGATAGGAATTTCAAATTATCACAGATTGGATAGTCATGAAAGAAGAAGAGGTGCTTGTTTCGTTCcaatccctctctctctctcacaaggGCGAGAAGAGATCTCTAGGCGGGTGGATGATATTCGAGAGATCATCGGGTACGAATTCAACAACCCGATGATCTTGCAGCAAGCGTTCACGCACCACTCCTACAAGGAGAGCTGCTCCTCGCTGGACCGTCTTGCCTATATTGGTGATGCGATTTTGACTTTTGCGGTCACCAAAGACCCGGGTATGCTGACCAGGCTCCGATATGCCAACGTGGACACCGAGAAGCTCGCACGTGCCACCATGAAGCTCGGGCTGCACGAATTTCTACGCGATAACATATTTTTACTTGAGCCCCaagtaagtttttttttaaataattactactatttgaaGTTTGAACAAATCccgaattaattttatttttttttataaactgAGAATTGTAACTGAATACCTAATTTTACTAGTACTTAATTTGACGACGCGTTATAAATTTGGCAGGTGTTTGAATTGGTAAGCCAATAAATTTGACTTTTGTTTAAAAAGACACAAGTTGTTTGGGAATTCTTATAAATTGTTGAGGTCGTTCATACTATTGAGAATGAgtctcattaaaaagaaaaatattgtgtaaaatagaaaatttctaattttaagagttgaattaaaatggaataatttttattttcaaaggaAGGAAGTTGTAATATAATTCTTGAATTTTAATaggtattttatatagtgtgaaATAAATGCGTAACGCATGGTATTTGTTTATTGTATTTAGATAGAAGAATTTAGAGAGGCAATCGCAAAATATCCTTTGCATTCACCAGGTTTAATTGATGCCCCAAAAGTGTTGGCAGACATATTTGAAGCCTTGATAGGAGCCATATTTCTTGACTGCAAAAGCTCTTTTGACACAACATGGGAGGTACTTTCCTTCTACCAAATGATTCTGATTATTTTTAGACTAAAGTCTAAAATTAATCTCGTATATTAGCTTCTGGTCCAAAATGTATGTTTTTTGTCCATATTTAATAGATTACTGATAGGGACCTCGAACCCCATGCCCAAACGACCAACTAAGCCGTGGCCCGACATCTTTTATTGttagtttattatttaatttccttGTCTAGCTATAGTATTTTTGGAACACAAACCTTGCTCCTCAAGCAAGATATTTACTGTATTTTAGCATAGGATTTATATAaatcttttcgggttttcttcttgattctttcccgaatcgtaGAGTCGAATCAAGCAGGGTCAGGACTCTATAAATACTAGAGTCCATTAGAGAGTCGAaaacattgagaaataaagtataaacttattctcattccggttctggcggaaatcgccccctagcacttcaactagggtttatcttgttcttcgtaaTCGTTCGAGTGCTCTATTACTGATCGATAGGATACAACATCCTATCAACTGGTGCTTCCATTGTTTACTCTTCCTCCATCCAAATCTCTCAAAACTCACGACAAAATCCTCACAATCTCAATCCATACTCCAATCATCACAGCCACGCAGCCACCGCTTGTTTCCATGGCTTTTCTCCAGGAATCTTTACAACAACATGCTCTCCGTGAGATCCTCGTGGACTTGCGCCAACTGGTTGCTGCTCATGGCGAATTTCTAGCCAATTTCAGACGTCATACACTGACCGAGGAGCCTCCGGACAGCCTTGCCGAGCGCTCACCTTCACATCCACCGTGGCACACTCGGCCGCCGGCCCAGCATCCAGTTGCAGAGCCTCCGCGGTGTTGGACACTTCCCCCGTCAATCACACAGCCGCCGCCGGGATTCAAGGCAGAGCCCTTACCGCGCCTTCGCGTCGATCCCCCTCGCTTTATCGGCGAAAATGCTCAGGATTGGATTTATAAAATCCAACACTACTACAATAATCAGTACATGCCGCTCCATGATCGTTTATACCTGACCCAATTCTTGTTTGATCATCCAGCATCGGAGTGGATGACGTACTGGGAGGCAAACAATAAAGGCAAAGTGTGGGACGATTTTCTATTGGCAGTCCGTTACCATTTTGCTCCGGGATTCACTGTGGAGGTCGACGATGAAGAGCAATTAGGTGGCAGTTCGTTGTGTGCTGGTATTCCTAACGAGGTGATGGACGTCGATGTTGTTTCACAAAAATTTGCATTGGAATTGGTGTCTGTTGTTGTCCCTAGCAATGTCGGCGCTCCCTCTGATggagttttctctctattgcATCAAAACTTGTTACAGACTCACTTTTTGTGACTGATCCTAGCGACGAGGCTCTTAAGTTGTGCGAGTTTTCTAGCCACGAGGTTGATGGTGATGCTGCTCTTCTTGCTGTTGAATCTGCACAAATAGATGCACAATATGTGGCAACTCCTACACCATCCGATAGTGATTATACGGAGTCATGTCTCGAGCAACAAAATTTACTCGGTGTTGGTGATCAAAACTTGTTCAGATTGGAACAAACACTCACCGCCGATGGTCGCTCAATCCCTCCGCGTGTACTCAGTTTTACTGTTATCATGAATGTGAACGGTGAAGATTATGGAGTAGAAGATGGTGCGAAGATGGACTACTTAGTAAATCATGGTTTGGAGCTTCCTCATCGGGAAAAGCAAGATGAAGATTCTGTTACAGCTGACCTTGAACGAGGAATGAGATCTCAACATGTAGATGAAAGCATTCCTACTTGCTTACAGACGGGATCAGTCAAATCTCAAGTTCCGTCCCCGTGTCCGCTGAATCTTGAGATGGAGATATTGTTGGACCATTTTACGGCCAAAATGACGAAGCAACAGGGGAAGAACATGAAACAGCCTTATCACCAAATATCTGTCAGCTGCCTCCTCTCCACCAAGCTGAGCAGGCAATTTTACGCCCCTTTTTCTGTTCTCAGGTGGCATTCTAATTCCGAGCTCTATGCTAATGTAGTGCACAAAGGAGATACATCTAAGGCTGGTCATTACTACATCTTCATTCGCTTACACTCCACTGAATGGTACATATCTGATGATTTTCGAGTTTCTGCTGCAGATGGGGATGAAATTTTCGAGCAGATGGCATATATTCTGCTCTATGCTCCGCACAGCACTCTCTGGTTTACCGATTTCATTCTAGCTCTGCAGTCGTCAAATGGATTTGCTTCTTTAGTGGCATCACAACTACTCCCTACTTTTGAGCTTGGACAGGGTGATGCAACTATTTTGCCTCATGATAAGGAAGGAAACGGATCAGAGACTAATGGAGATTACAAGCAGCTACAAACTACTATTTCCTTCGTTCCTGACTTTACAGAACAGTGTCAAGATGATATTTTGGGTGGGGGAAATGGAGCTGGTGAAGCTGATAAAGGTCCAAGTTTAACCAGTGAAAATAATTTAGTTGCTGATGGAGATGAAGGTTTGTTTGCTGATGAATATTACCAATTTGCATTTTGGCAATTGCTATTTTTTTGCATATGGCTTGACCTCTCTGATGttttgaaaaggaaaaaaggCAGGGTGTTTCTAGTTTTGCTTCATGCAGCCATTTTTGATCATTTGACGGAAGTTGATAATAATGTAATCATGGTAGATGGTTTCAAATCAGAAGAAGAGAGTAGCTGGATTGATGTTGTAGCAAACTTAGGTGGGGAAATCCATGCAGCCTCCAGGGAGTTAGGAGACCATGTCGAGAATGATCTATCGCTCGATTTTGGGATAGCAGCTTGTGGGGATAATGAAAAGGGATGTCTGTTCGTTGATAACAGGAGCTTCTACAACATTGGTCTGCCGAGATCGAGGCTTATAATTGGGCCGAACATTCAGTGTTTTGGCTTGCTTGATGAGTTTGACAATTATACTATGCGGTCATGTCTCTCGAGTGCCGTAAAAGTTCAAGCAGTTGATGTGACTAAGGCCTTGCAGGAATCAGGAGGCGTAGACCTTTGCTTTCCGATTGAGGACGAGCCACTCCTACTCGGATACAATATAGATGGGGAGCTAGTTATCGATGGGTTCTTCTCTCGTCCATGGCTTCTTAACAAAAATCAGTTTTCGCTGATTCGATTATTCACTACGAGAGAGGGCATGATTGCTTATCATTGTGGTGTTTCTACGCTTGATGAGGCAGATGGGGTTGCCAGGTGTTTGTTGGAGTTCACGATAGGTGTGACGGGTTCTCTGAAGTTCGGCTCATGGCCACCGCGACTTTTCGTCATCATTGGAGGTGGTTCTGGTCTAGGAACGGGGAGAACTTGGGTTGCTGCTATAGCAGACATATGTAGGGAAGCAAATGCAATCTCAAGAGAGTTTGAAGAGGTTGTTCTCAACGTTATGCTGCTAATGATTCAAGCCCATTTATTAGTTAAAGGGAGTACAAGAGCAGTATACAATCCAAGTAAGAATCCTAGCATCAAGACCGAGTCGTCAATTAATTTAGAGA is part of the Salvia splendens isolate huo1 chromosome 22, SspV2, whole genome shotgun sequence genome and encodes:
- the LOC121786624 gene encoding ribonuclease 3-like protein 3: MSIYRRIHLIGISNYHRLDSHERRRGACFVPIPLSLSQGREEISRRVDDIREIIGYEFNNPMILQQAFTHHSYKESCSSLDRLAYIGDAILTFAVTKDPGMLTRLRYANVDTEKLARATMKLGLHEFLRDNIFLLEPQIEEFREAIAKYPLHSPGLIDAPKVLADIFEALIGAIFLDCKSSFDTTWEVVKKLLEPVITTATLPKHPVSQLLELCQSRRLSLEMRDSWRDDGVVEFVIDDACVGRAEYKAKRVIAKNRAALDAYNHLKRDQALL
- the LOC121787515 gene encoding uncharacterized protein LOC121787515, with the translated sequence MNVNGEDYGVEDGAKMDYLVNHGLELPHREKQDEDSVTADLERGMRSQHVDESIPTCLQTGSVKSQVPSPCPLNLEMEILLDHFTAKMTKQQGKNMKQPYHQISVSCLLSTKLSRQFYAPFSVLRWHSNSELYANVVHKGDTSKADGDEIFEQMAYILLYAPHSTLWFTDFILALQSSNGFASLVASQLLPTFELGQGDATILPHDKEGNGSETNGDYKQLQTTISFVPDFTEQCQDDILGGGNGAGEADKGPSLTSENNLVADGDEGLFADEYYQFAFWQLLFFCIWLDLSDVLKRKKGRVFLVLLHAAIFDHLTEVDNNVIMVDGFKSEEESSWIDVVANLGGEIHAASRELGDHVENDLSLDFGIAACGDNEKGCLFVDNRSFYNIGLPRSRLIIGPNIQCFGLLDEFDNYTMRSCLSSAVKVQAVDVTKALQESGGVDLCFPIEDEPLLLGYNIDGELVIDGFFSRPWLLNKNQFSLIRLFTTREGMIAYHCGVSTLDEADGVARCLLEFTIGVTGSLKFGSWPPRLFVIIGGGSGLGTGRTWVAAIADICREANAISREFEEVVLNVMLLMIQAHLLVKGSTRAVYNPSKNPSIKTESSINLESANEGLEDQIGAEMASLEARQSAAKEGYMACGTCVLLQFRALEHGVIKLIFCCIFFISALRTRRLLSGRELIGTSDPKPQAQTTN